From the genome of Pseudomonadota bacterium, one region includes:
- the mrdA gene encoding penicillin-binding protein 2: MATPVHIPELQRRYAYLVVFVLLVFGVLIGRLWQLQVARGAAFRAAAADNYLQERTIAAARGAIFDRSRRLLVGVRPSFDVYAAPRFVDDRALERFVRALGIDPERARVVRRRVAAARATRRNQRLLLLRDIDRDQLAQLEMLKTDVPAFDAVAVAQRHYLHGAVAAHLLGYMSEVTADDLARDTRGRYHAGQLVGRYGVERLFEDQLRGLTGVERVIVDAHGRRRHEPWAGALLGGQPQRVAPQAGNTLVLTIDLELQRRVERALRRYASGAAVVLEVETGRVLATASHPAFDANVLTGRLTPRQARELLDDPRRPLLDKVFRENYFPGSIFKVVTATAAVEDHLATWDEHITCKGVHSFGRRSFRCSHTHGKVDLHRALAESCNVYFYLLAERVGLDRLANYARLFGLGATTGVGLNGEVGGLIPTKAWYAERGRPFRLGFTLNAAIGQGSVKVTPIQVAALYAALANGGRLYAPQIVERIETPTGEVLQPFIPRLRRAINLRPETLQRLRAALVAVVADPKGTGHDARLEGLSVAGKTGTAQVIRRGFATAHALEDHSWFAAYAPVERPQIAVAVLIEHGGQAAKVAAPVAMEIVRSYFSKAAAAPSSASAPPTAERRAGGSP; this comes from the coding sequence TTGGCCACGCCTGTCCACATACCGGAGCTGCAGCGACGCTACGCCTACCTGGTGGTCTTCGTCTTGCTCGTCTTTGGCGTGCTGATCGGGCGGCTCTGGCAGTTGCAGGTCGCGCGCGGGGCGGCGTTCCGCGCGGCGGCCGCCGATAATTACCTCCAGGAGAGGACGATCGCGGCGGCCCGGGGTGCGATCTTCGACCGTTCGCGGCGCCTGCTGGTCGGTGTGCGCCCATCGTTCGACGTCTACGCCGCGCCCCGCTTCGTCGACGATCGCGCCCTCGAGCGCTTCGTGCGCGCCCTCGGAATCGACCCGGAGCGCGCGCGGGTGGTGCGGCGGCGCGTGGCCGCGGCGCGCGCGACGCGCCGCAATCAGCGCCTGCTGCTGCTGCGCGACATCGATCGCGATCAGCTCGCGCAGCTCGAGATGCTGAAGACCGACGTGCCCGCCTTCGACGCGGTGGCCGTCGCCCAGCGCCACTATTTGCATGGCGCGGTGGCGGCGCACCTCCTGGGCTACATGAGCGAGGTGACTGCGGATGATCTGGCGCGCGATACGCGCGGGCGTTACCACGCGGGGCAGCTCGTCGGGCGCTACGGCGTCGAACGGCTCTTTGAGGACCAGCTGCGCGGTTTGACGGGCGTGGAGCGGGTCATCGTCGACGCGCATGGTCGTCGACGACACGAGCCGTGGGCCGGCGCTCTGCTCGGCGGCCAGCCGCAGCGCGTGGCGCCGCAGGCAGGGAATACGCTCGTCCTGACGATCGACCTCGAGCTGCAGCGGCGCGTCGAGCGCGCTCTGCGCCGCTATGCCTCGGGCGCGGCGGTGGTGCTGGAGGTCGAGACGGGCCGGGTGCTGGCCACCGCCTCGCATCCCGCATTCGACGCCAACGTGCTGACCGGGCGGCTGACGCCGCGCCAAGCACGCGAGTTGCTCGACGATCCGCGGCGCCCCTTGCTCGACAAGGTCTTCCGCGAGAACTACTTCCCTGGGTCGATCTTCAAGGTGGTGACGGCGACCGCCGCCGTCGAGGATCACCTCGCGACCTGGGACGAACACATCACCTGCAAGGGCGTGCACAGCTTTGGCCGGCGCTCGTTTCGCTGCAGTCACACCCACGGCAAGGTCGATCTCCATCGGGCGCTGGCCGAGTCATGCAACGTTTACTTCTACCTGCTGGCGGAGCGCGTCGGGCTCGACCGCTTGGCAAACTACGCGCGCCTCTTCGGTCTGGGCGCGACGACCGGCGTCGGCTTGAACGGCGAGGTGGGTGGGCTGATTCCCACGAAGGCCTGGTACGCGGAGCGCGGGCGGCCCTTCCGGCTCGGGTTCACGCTCAACGCTGCGATCGGCCAGGGCAGCGTCAAGGTGACGCCGATCCAGGTGGCGGCGCTCTACGCGGCGCTGGCCAACGGCGGCCGCCTCTACGCGCCGCAGATCGTCGAGCGGATCGAGACGCCGACGGGCGAGGTCTTGCAGCCCTTTATTCCGCGGCTTCGTCGCGCGATCAACCTGCGTCCCGAGACGCTGCAGCGCCTACGCGCGGCCTTGGTGGCGGTCGTTGCCGACCCGAAGGGGACTGGCCATGACGCGCGCCTCGAGGGGCTCTCCGTCGCGGGAAAGACCGGGACTGCCCAGGTGATCCGCCGCGGCTTCGCCACGGCGCACGCGCTCGAGGACCACTCCTGGTTCGCGGCCTATGCGCCGGTCGAGCGGCCGCAGATCGCCGTCGCGGTGCTGATCGAGCACGGCGGGCAGGCCGCGAAGGTGGCGGCCCCCGTCGCGATGGAGATCGTGCGCAGTTACTTCAGCAAGGCGGCCGCTGCGCCGAGCTCTGCGTCTGCGCCGCCGACCGCTGAGCGGCGCGCCGGGGGATCGCCGTGA
- a CDS encoding rod shape-determining protein MreC, with product MSTLMLPRRWRDLLLALLLVGLPLLLLRAQLRAPGELNGFDRLLLRAAGPLERAVASSAEGVQRWWRRYFFLVHVEGENEALRAERQQLRFGLQQARRELRIAARYERLLAFRQRRGLETVSARVIGRPPSAFARALRLYVDRGGELLRRGMPVVTDQGVVGRVGRVFGDYAEVTLLVDPKSAVDVVLSRSGARGLLRGADGSDGYRCRLDYVLRRETVKTGDWVVTSGAAGLFPEGLVVGRVSRVGPDEGGLYREVDVTPAMDFGELKEVLVIAAPAPAAVGEAAPAIVPARGLAP from the coding sequence ATGTCGACTCTGATGCTACCGCGGCGCTGGCGCGACCTGCTGTTGGCGCTGCTGCTGGTAGGCTTGCCGCTGTTGCTGCTGCGCGCGCAGCTGCGCGCCCCCGGCGAACTCAATGGCTTCGACCGGTTGCTCTTGCGCGCGGCGGGCCCGCTGGAGCGCGCCGTAGCGTCTTCCGCGGAAGGCGTGCAGCGCTGGTGGCGGCGCTACTTCTTCCTGGTGCACGTCGAGGGCGAGAACGAAGCGCTCCGCGCCGAGCGGCAGCAGCTGCGCTTCGGCCTCCAGCAGGCGCGGCGCGAGCTGCGCATCGCGGCCCGCTATGAACGGCTGCTGGCCTTTCGCCAGCGCCGCGGCTTGGAGACCGTGTCGGCGCGCGTGATAGGCAGGCCGCCCTCGGCCTTCGCGCGGGCGCTGCGGCTCTATGTCGACCGTGGCGGCGAGTTGCTGCGGCGCGGGATGCCGGTGGTGACCGATCAAGGCGTCGTCGGTCGCGTGGGCCGCGTCTTCGGTGACTACGCCGAGGTGACGCTCCTCGTCGACCCCAAGAGCGCCGTCGACGTCGTCCTGAGCCGGAGCGGGGCGCGAGGGCTCCTGCGCGGCGCGGATGGCAGCGACGGCTATCGCTGTCGTCTCGACTACGTCCTGCGGCGCGAGACCGTGAAGACTGGCGACTGGGTGGTGACGAGCGGCGCCGCCGGGCTGTTCCCCGAGGGGCTGGTCGTCGGGCGCGTGTCGCGGGTTGGACCCGACGAGGGTGGGCTCTACCGCGAGGTCGACGTCACCCCGGCGATGGACTTCGGCGAGCTCAAGGAGGTGCTGGTGATCGCGGCGCCGGCGCCCGCTGCGGTCGGGGAAGCTGCGCCGGCGATCGTTCCGGCGCGGGGATTGGCGCCGTGA
- a CDS encoding rod shape-determining protein, which produces MLLDWVYGLFSNDMAIDLGTATTLTYVKDRGIVAHEPSVVAVQKNGNGGRRVLAVGHEAKEMLGRTPGNIVAIRPMKDGVIADFEITEAMLRYFITRAHKRKTLVRPRIIICVPSGITEVEKRAVRDSALAASAREVYLIEEPMAAAIGAGLPITEPSGNMIVDIGGGTTEVAIISLAGIVYARSLRVAGDKMDEAIAQYIKRKYNLLIGERTAEQIKKTIGNAYPPDELLTMEVKGRDLVAGVPKTITTNSDEIREALAEPINAIVDAVRVVLERTPPELSADIVDKGIVLTGGGSQLRNLDVLIREETGLPVMLSDNPECAVALGSGRALDELKLLREVAIH; this is translated from the coding sequence ATGCTTCTCGACTGGGTCTACGGCCTGTTCTCCAACGACATGGCGATCGACCTCGGCACGGCCACGACGCTGACCTACGTCAAGGATCGGGGCATCGTCGCGCACGAGCCCTCGGTGGTCGCCGTGCAGAAGAATGGCAACGGCGGACGTCGGGTGCTCGCCGTGGGGCACGAGGCCAAGGAGATGCTGGGGCGGACCCCTGGCAACATCGTGGCGATTCGACCGATGAAGGACGGCGTGATCGCCGACTTCGAGATCACCGAAGCGATGCTACGGTATTTCATCACCCGCGCGCATAAGCGCAAGACGCTCGTGCGACCGCGTATCATCATCTGCGTGCCATCCGGCATCACCGAGGTGGAGAAGCGCGCGGTGCGCGATTCGGCGCTGGCGGCCAGCGCGCGCGAAGTCTACCTGATCGAGGAGCCGATGGCCGCCGCGATCGGTGCTGGGCTGCCGATCACCGAGCCGAGCGGCAATATGATCGTCGACATCGGGGGTGGCACGACGGAGGTCGCGATCATCTCGCTGGCCGGCATCGTCTATGCGCGATCGCTGCGCGTCGCCGGCGACAAGATGGATGAGGCGATCGCTCAGTACATCAAGCGCAAGTACAACCTCCTGATTGGCGAGCGCACGGCCGAGCAGATCAAGAAGACGATCGGCAACGCCTACCCACCCGATGAGCTGCTGACGATGGAGGTCAAGGGGCGCGACCTCGTCGCCGGGGTACCCAAGACGATCACGACCAACTCCGACGAGATCCGCGAGGCGTTGGCGGAGCCGATCAACGCGATCGTCGACGCGGTTCGGGTGGTGCTCGAGCGGACGCCTCCGGAGCTCTCCGCCGACATCGTCGATAAGGGAATCGTGCTGACCGGTGGTGGCTCGCAGCTGCGCAACCTCGACGTGCTGATTCGCGAGGAGACGGGGCTGCCCGTAATGCTCTCCGACAACCCGGAATGCGCCGTGGCGCTCGGTTCGGGTCGCGCGCTCGACGAGCTAAAGCTCTTGCGCGAGGTGGCGATCCATTGA
- a CDS encoding SurA N-terminal domain-containing protein, translated as MLDRMRKHSRSFIIYIFFGIIIGVFVVNFGPQSQGCVADTTHAGAVAGRAITINDISYAMAVAGLPSSGLAEDQVAMLRALILDRYVVRELMAERAIELGLRVPDAEIEDMLLAGRYLALGQQQPLVRGDSGGFDYDLFSRYVRYNWGITVKKFKEEQRRELLAHKLRQLLDGAVGVAPSEVQNDFVQRQTQVQLQYVRFAPSELRERVRLTTAQLDAFAATHQQALRKYYEVNRTAFTGLPQQVLVRALALRAAIGGDRQAAQAAAARLLAKARAGADLGALAREASTDASAGVDGLLGWRNSAAPAIAPAVDAALQQLKDGELSQVIVAGERLYIVRIEGRRSGDVPLAKAEREIALELARDEGARALANELANSFLARIKRGAKLEQLFVAARDEGATTDDATTDEGPAGDGGAAEAPPSATAAVAAAGDSAGAGSPGPDDRRFELRTSSLFMRSPDHTIPGIGASGELSEAVFRLQRGEVADRPFAVGPMVYLVALKDRREADMQEWAERRQELTRSYQDAKAQELVRHVEQDLCQRALERKRVNIDPRILARPAAEGEAKDKSADYVPCRTLQAAGAML; from the coding sequence ATGCTCGATAGAATGCGCAAGCATTCGCGCTCCTTCATCATCTACATCTTCTTTGGCATCATCATCGGCGTCTTCGTCGTCAACTTCGGTCCGCAGTCGCAGGGCTGCGTAGCCGACACGACCCACGCGGGTGCGGTCGCCGGCCGGGCGATTACGATCAACGACATCAGCTATGCGATGGCGGTGGCGGGATTGCCCAGCTCGGGTCTCGCGGAGGACCAGGTCGCGATGCTGCGGGCGTTGATCTTGGATCGCTACGTGGTGCGCGAGCTGATGGCCGAGCGAGCGATCGAGCTCGGGCTGCGCGTCCCGGACGCCGAGATCGAGGATATGCTGCTGGCCGGGCGCTACCTCGCGCTGGGCCAACAGCAGCCGCTCGTCCGCGGCGACAGCGGCGGCTTCGACTACGACCTGTTTTCGCGCTACGTGCGCTATAACTGGGGCATCACCGTCAAGAAGTTCAAGGAGGAGCAGCGCCGCGAGCTCTTGGCGCACAAGCTGAGACAGCTGCTCGACGGCGCCGTTGGCGTGGCCCCCAGCGAGGTGCAGAACGACTTCGTGCAGCGCCAGACGCAGGTTCAGCTGCAGTACGTGCGCTTCGCCCCGAGCGAGCTGCGCGAGCGCGTGCGCTTGACCACTGCCCAGCTCGACGCCTTCGCCGCGACGCACCAGCAGGCGCTGAGAAAGTACTACGAGGTCAATCGGACGGCCTTCACTGGCCTGCCGCAGCAGGTGCTGGTCCGCGCCCTCGCCCTCCGGGCCGCCATCGGTGGGGATCGCCAGGCCGCCCAAGCGGCGGCCGCGCGCCTGCTGGCGAAGGCCCGCGCAGGGGCGGACCTCGGGGCGCTGGCGCGCGAGGCCTCGACAGACGCCAGCGCTGGCGTCGACGGGCTGCTCGGTTGGCGCAACAGCGCCGCGCCGGCGATTGCGCCGGCCGTCGATGCCGCGCTGCAGCAGCTCAAGGACGGCGAGCTCTCCCAGGTGATCGTCGCCGGCGAACGGCTCTATATCGTGCGCATCGAAGGTCGCCGCAGCGGCGACGTGCCGCTGGCCAAGGCCGAGCGCGAGATCGCGCTCGAGCTGGCGCGCGACGAGGGCGCCCGCGCCCTAGCCAACGAGCTCGCCAACAGCTTCCTCGCCCGGATCAAGCGGGGCGCCAAGCTGGAGCAGCTCTTCGTGGCCGCGCGCGACGAGGGCGCGACGACAGACGACGCGACGACGGACGAAGGGCCCGCGGGGGACGGCGGCGCTGCGGAGGCGCCGCCCTCCGCGACGGCGGCGGTCGCCGCTGCCGGAGACAGCGCCGGCGCCGGCAGCCCCGGGCCTGACGATCGCCGCTTTGAGCTGAGGACCTCGAGCCTCTTCATGCGCAGCCCTGATCACACCATTCCCGGCATCGGCGCCTCTGGGGAGCTCAGCGAGGCGGTCTTCCGCCTGCAGCGCGGTGAGGTGGCGGATCGCCCCTTCGCCGTCGGTCCCATGGTCTATCTCGTGGCCCTCAAGGACCGCCGAGAGGCTGACATGCAGGAGTGGGCCGAGCGCCGACAAGAACTGACGCGCTCGTACCAGGACGCGAAGGCGCAGGAGCTCGTGCGGCACGTCGAACAGGACCTCTGCCAGCGGGCGCTCGAGCGCAAGCGCGTGAACATCGATCCGCGTATCCTCGCGCGGCCGGCGGCTGAGGGTGAGGCGAAAGACAAGAGCGCCGACTACGTCCCCTGCCGCACCCTGCAGGCCGCGGGGGCGATGCTCTAG
- a CDS encoding LON peptidase substrate-binding domain-containing protein, with translation MTEPKIDSKPGDRTRLAAIPLRNMVLFPGVVQPIDVGRPRSMAVAERVEAQHGLRIAVVTQRSPEVDEPALSDIFPIAVEAEVLRVMKVAANRATIVVRGVRRLRVHELDTADGALHALCEPLVEVRADEVEAQGLAMAVRDAAKQIVAISPDIPDEAGALLDQIRDPARMGDVAAANIEGTTAEKMELLELLDVPQRLREVLTRLQRALETYRVKEHIDSHVRAEMGRHQREAVLRQRLRAIQEELGDADDDDGSAEFEERLRAIEMPAEVREVAEKQVVRMRQIPTQSPEHTVARTYLEWLVELPWSTMTPDDLDLDHARRILDEDHYGLDRVKKRIVEYLAVRKLKPDKKGPILCLVGPPGVGKTSTGRSVARALGRKFVRASLGGVRDEAEIRGHRRTYVGALPGRIIQGIRRAGTRNPVFVLDEIDKLGRDFRGDPSSALLEVLDPEQNDTFSDHFLEVPFDLSQVLFFATANEIDPIPPALKDRLEVIDLPGYTRNEKLHIARRHLIPKQLEEHGLAATLLQHSAGGATAASATASAAASATASEAPPAAAASEATTEGSVALTVLEDTTVLHVADHYTREAGVRNLERELASICRGLAVRVASDRELPSTVTPQHLLELLGPVKYYPEAAERTEITGVATGLAWTSSGGELMFVEATRMPGKGKLILTGQLGEVMQESAQAALSYARTKAVELGLEVDFFAESDLHLHVPAGGIKKDGPSAGMTMVAALVSLLSGRRVRDDLAMTGEISLRGTVMPVGGVKEKVLAAHRAGLRRVLLPERNRKDLIDVPKEIQVEMELLFVNDIAQALALALEATPRTPRKKRSRDPVVPDTAAHSAA, from the coding sequence ATGACTGAACCGAAGATTGATAGCAAACCTGGCGACAGGACGCGGCTCGCCGCGATTCCGCTGCGCAACATGGTGCTCTTCCCCGGCGTCGTTCAGCCAATCGACGTCGGACGCCCGCGCTCGATGGCGGTAGCAGAGCGCGTGGAAGCCCAGCACGGGCTGCGCATTGCGGTCGTCACCCAGCGCAGTCCCGAGGTCGATGAGCCGGCGCTGAGCGACATCTTTCCGATCGCCGTCGAGGCCGAGGTGCTGCGGGTGATGAAGGTGGCCGCCAACCGCGCCACCATCGTCGTCCGCGGCGTCCGCCGCCTCCGCGTGCATGAGCTCGATACGGCCGATGGGGCGCTGCACGCGCTCTGCGAGCCGCTGGTCGAGGTCCGGGCCGACGAGGTCGAGGCGCAAGGTCTGGCGATGGCCGTGCGCGACGCGGCCAAGCAGATCGTGGCGATCTCCCCGGACATCCCCGATGAGGCCGGCGCCCTGCTCGATCAGATCCGCGACCCGGCACGGATGGGCGACGTGGCTGCTGCCAACATCGAGGGCACCACCGCGGAGAAGATGGAGCTGCTCGAGCTCCTCGACGTGCCGCAACGGCTGCGCGAGGTGCTGACCCGGCTGCAGCGGGCGCTCGAGACCTACCGCGTCAAGGAGCACATCGACTCGCACGTGCGCGCGGAGATGGGTCGCCACCAGCGCGAGGCGGTGCTGCGTCAGCGGCTGCGGGCGATCCAGGAAGAGCTCGGCGACGCCGATGACGATGACGGGAGCGCCGAGTTCGAGGAGCGCCTCCGCGCGATCGAGATGCCGGCCGAGGTGCGGGAGGTCGCCGAGAAGCAGGTCGTGCGCATGCGACAGATTCCGACGCAGTCGCCGGAGCACACCGTGGCGCGCACCTATCTCGAGTGGCTCGTCGAGCTCCCCTGGAGCACGATGACGCCCGACGACCTCGATCTCGATCACGCGCGACGCATTCTCGACGAGGATCACTATGGCCTCGATCGCGTGAAGAAGCGCATCGTGGAATATCTCGCCGTGCGCAAGCTCAAGCCGGACAAGAAGGGGCCGATTCTCTGTCTGGTCGGCCCTCCCGGCGTGGGGAAGACCTCGACCGGGCGCAGCGTCGCGCGCGCGCTCGGCCGCAAGTTCGTGCGGGCCTCGCTCGGCGGCGTGCGTGACGAAGCGGAGATCCGCGGGCACCGGCGCACCTACGTTGGCGCGCTGCCGGGGAGAATCATCCAGGGCATTCGGCGCGCGGGCACCCGCAACCCTGTCTTCGTGCTCGATGAGATCGACAAGCTCGGTCGCGACTTCCGCGGCGATCCCTCGTCCGCGCTGCTCGAGGTGCTCGACCCCGAACAGAACGACACCTTCTCGGACCACTTCCTCGAGGTGCCCTTCGATCTGTCGCAGGTGCTCTTCTTCGCCACCGCCAACGAGATTGACCCGATTCCACCGGCACTGAAGGATCGCCTCGAGGTGATCGACCTGCCTGGCTACACGCGCAACGAGAAGCTGCACATCGCTCGCCGCCACTTGATCCCCAAACAGCTCGAGGAGCATGGGCTCGCCGCGACCCTGCTACAGCACTCGGCGGGCGGCGCCACTGCAGCGAGCGCTACAGCGAGCGCTGCGGCAAGCGCTACAGCGAGCGAGGCACCACCGGCTGCAGCAGCGAGCGAGGCGACGACCGAGGGCAGCGTGGCGCTGACCGTGCTGGAGGACACCACGGTGCTCCACGTCGCGGACCACTACACGCGCGAAGCGGGCGTGCGCAACCTCGAACGTGAGCTGGCCTCGATTTGCCGCGGTCTGGCCGTGCGGGTGGCCTCGGATCGCGAGCTGCCGAGCACCGTCACGCCGCAACACCTGCTGGAGCTGCTCGGACCGGTCAAGTACTACCCCGAGGCGGCCGAGCGCACCGAGATCACCGGCGTCGCCACCGGACTGGCCTGGACGTCCTCCGGCGGCGAGCTGATGTTCGTCGAGGCCACCCGCATGCCGGGCAAGGGCAAGCTGATTCTCACCGGTCAGCTTGGCGAGGTGATGCAAGAGTCGGCCCAGGCCGCGCTGAGCTACGCCCGAACCAAGGCGGTCGAGCTCGGCCTCGAGGTCGATTTCTTTGCCGAGTCGGATCTCCACCTCCACGTGCCAGCCGGCGGCATCAAGAAGGACGGGCCCTCCGCTGGGATGACGATGGTGGCCGCGCTGGTCTCGCTGCTCTCCGGCCGGCGCGTGCGCGACGACCTGGCGATGACCGGTGAGATCTCGCTGCGCGGCACCGTGATGCCGGTCGGGGGCGTCAAGGAGAAGGTGCTCGCGGCGCATCGCGCGGGCTTGCGCCGGGTGCTGCTGCCGGAGCGCAACCGGAAGGACCTGATCGACGTCCCCAAGGAAATCCAAGTCGAGATGGAGCTGCTCTTCGTCAACGACATCGCGCAGGCCCTGGCCCTCGCCCTCGAGGCCACGCCGCGGACGCCGCGCAAGAAGCGCAGCCGCGATCCGGTCGTCCCTGACACCGCCGCGCACTCGGCCGCCTGA
- a CDS encoding twin-arginine translocase TatA/TatE family subunit — protein sequence MLPALACSLGGCVGPQETLLIFIVVILLFGASRLPQLGRALGETLRAFRSAAGGGEDDEQARAEQARLSASRKATPIEGASARPIEDARADAREDVRAEGAGQTRPRDDRRD from the coding sequence CTGCTTCCAGCGCTCGCGTGCAGCCTCGGTGGCTGTGTCGGCCCGCAGGAAACGCTGCTGATCTTCATCGTGGTGATCCTGCTCTTTGGCGCCTCGCGCTTGCCCCAACTGGGACGGGCCTTGGGCGAGACGCTGCGCGCCTTCCGCAGCGCGGCGGGCGGCGGGGAAGACGATGAGCAGGCGCGCGCGGAGCAGGCACGCCTCAGCGCCAGTCGCAAGGCCACCCCGATCGAAGGTGCGAGCGCCCGGCCCATCGAGGACGCGCGAGCGGACGCGCGCGAGGACGTACGAGCGGAAGGCGCTGGGCAAACGCGCCCGCGCGACGATCGTCGCGACTAG
- the kdsA gene encoding 3-deoxy-8-phosphooctulonate synthase yields the protein MSTVSVAAGVTIGRGQPLALIAGLCVVESDDVMFVAAERLVAMAAARRLPLIFKSSYEKDNRTIGEAYRGPGLERGLASLAAIKARFGCPLLTDVHRPSDVPAAAQVVEVLQVPALLCRQTSLLEAVGAAGRVVNLKKGQFMSPVGLAGSVGKLRGAGAQAVLVTERGSSFGYDRLVCDLAGLGELQALGCPVVVDAGHASNQPSEIAPLACAGVAAGADALFVECHPDPANARSDDRRMLSLDQLEALLPRIVRIAEALR from the coding sequence ATGAGCACTGTATCTGTGGCGGCAGGCGTGACGATCGGTCGCGGTCAACCCTTGGCGTTGATCGCCGGCCTCTGCGTCGTCGAAAGTGATGACGTCATGTTCGTCGCTGCCGAGCGCCTGGTGGCGATGGCCGCTGCGCGGCGCCTGCCCCTGATCTTCAAGTCGTCCTACGAGAAGGACAACCGCACGATCGGCGAGGCCTATCGTGGACCTGGGCTCGAGCGCGGGCTGGCGAGCCTCGCCGCGATCAAGGCTCGCTTCGGCTGCCCGCTGCTCACGGACGTGCATCGCCCGAGCGACGTGCCGGCCGCGGCGCAGGTCGTCGAGGTGCTCCAGGTGCCCGCGCTCCTTTGCCGGCAGACCAGCCTGCTCGAGGCCGTCGGCGCCGCGGGGCGGGTCGTCAACCTGAAGAAGGGGCAGTTCATGTCGCCGGTTGGGTTGGCCGGCTCGGTCGGAAAGCTGCGCGGCGCGGGGGCGCAGGCCGTGCTCGTCACCGAGCGCGGCTCCAGCTTTGGCTACGATCGGCTCGTCTGCGATCTCGCGGGGCTCGGGGAGCTGCAGGCCCTCGGTTGCCCCGTGGTCGTCGACGCCGGGCATGCGTCGAATCAACCGAGTGAGATTGCGCCGCTGGCCTGCGCAGGTGTCGCGGCGGGAGCTGATGCGCTCTTCGTGGAGTGCCACCCCGACCCGGCCAACGCTCGCTCAGACGACCGGCGCATGCTCTCGCTGGACCAGCTCGAAGCGCTGTTGCCGCGCATCGTTCGCATCGCCGAGGCTCTGCGCTAG
- a CDS encoding formylglycine-generating enzyme family protein, with product MLTLAAAALFSSRARAAPPPLGVPIASGWFVRGSATGDADERPPRRLWLEAFAIDRFEVTRGRYAGCVRSGRCRPPQVYDGPRGENLPVVGVSWEDASAYCAWRGGRLPTEAEWERAARGSTPRVYPWGDALRCDRANFGNFAGDGLCAGKNPGHVVAVGSYPRGASPEGVLDLAGNVWEWVADAYGPYDQRVVRNPRGPAKPRPGAEAADGLGRQTRVVRGGSCCSYFSLPRTSNRLHFPPDYVDVDLGFRCAR from the coding sequence ATGCTGACCCTGGCGGCCGCGGCGCTCTTTTCGTCCCGCGCGCGCGCGGCCCCGCCCCCCTTGGGGGTGCCGATCGCCTCCGGATGGTTCGTGCGCGGGAGCGCGACGGGCGACGCCGATGAGCGGCCGCCGCGACGCCTCTGGCTCGAAGCCTTCGCGATCGACCGCTTCGAGGTCACGCGCGGGCGCTACGCGGGGTGTGTGCGCAGCGGGCGCTGCCGGCCGCCGCAGGTCTACGACGGGCCACGGGGGGAGAACCTGCCGGTCGTCGGTGTGAGCTGGGAAGATGCGAGCGCCTACTGCGCGTGGCGCGGCGGGCGCCTGCCGACCGAGGCCGAGTGGGAGCGCGCGGCCCGGGGTTCCACCCCACGAGTCTACCCCTGGGGCGACGCGCTGCGCTGTGATCGGGCCAACTTCGGCAACTTCGCGGGCGATGGTCTTTGCGCCGGGAAGAACCCCGGACACGTCGTCGCCGTCGGCAGCTATCCGCGCGGCGCGAGCCCGGAGGGGGTGCTGGATCTGGCGGGGAACGTGTGGGAGTGGGTCGCGGATGCCTATGGCCCCTATGACCAGCGCGTCGTGCGCAACCCGCGTGGTCCGGCCAAGCCGCGGCCGGGCGCCGAGGCGGCGGATGGTCTCGGGCGGCAGACTCGCGTGGTCCGCGGCGGCTCGTGCTGCTCCTATTTCTCGTTGCCGCGCACGAGCAACCGGCTGCACTTCCCCCCGGACTACGTCGATGTCGACCTCGGCTTTCGCTGTGCCCGTTGA